TGCGAATATTCTCAGCCATTGTCTTTTTCCCTGTTTTGGGGTTCTTCTTCGGCGAAAATCATATTGGCGGCTTCCTCGCTGCGCTGGGCTCCCCCGGGGCGGAACAGCCACAGGGCAAAGCCGATCCACAGCAGGGTCATGAACAACAGACCCCAGCTATCGGCAAATTGACGCAAGGCTTCGTAGCTCATCGCGGTTCCTCCAGAGCCTCGGCCGAGTCAAAATCGACCAGCGTGCCGAGCATTTGCAGATAGGCGATCAGCGCATCCATCTCGGTCAGCTTGTTTGGGTTGCCGTCAAAATCGCGCACCTGCGCCTTGGGGTAGCGCTCGAGCAGATCGCCAGTGCTGGCATTGGGATCAGCCTGGGCCAGCAGGTCATCATTAGCGGCTTCGATAGCCGCTTCATCATAAGGCACGCCGACCAGCGACAGCGCCTTCAGGTCACCGCGCATATCGCCCGCTTTCAGCTCACGATCAGCGAGGAATGCATAAGGCGGCATGATCGATGTTGGCACCACATCGCGCGGATTGATCAGATGCGCGCGGTGCCATTCATCCGAATAGCGATTGCCAACACGCGCCAGATCAGGCCCGGTGCGTTTTGACCCCCATTGGAACGGATGGTCATACATGCTCTCGGCCGCCAGCGAATAATGGCCATAGCGCTCCACCTCATCGCGGAACGGGCGCACCATCTGGCTGTGACAGGTATAGCAACCTTCACGGATATAGATGTTGCGCCCGGCCAGTTCGAGCGGCGAATAGGGGCGCACACCTTCTACTTCCTCGATGGTGTTGTCGATCCAGAATAGCGGCGCGATCTCGACAATGCCGCCGATAATCACCGCGACAAAGGCAAATACCGCCAACAGGCTGACATTGCGCTCAAGCTTTTTGTGGTTTTTTGCAAGTGCATCCATTGTTCAGCCCTCCCTTATTCCGCCGGTACCGCTTGGGGCACGACCGGACGGTCGGCCTCAATGTCATGCGGCGTTTCGGTCATGGATTTTTCTTCGCGTTGATGGCCGAGAATGGTGCGCCAGACATTATAGACCAGCACCCCGGCACCGGCGAGATACATCAGCCCGCCCGCAGCGCGAATGAGATACATGGGCAGCATCGCGTCAATGACTTCGCTGAAGGAATAGACGAGATAGCCATCCGAGCCATATTCGCGCCACAACAGGCCCTGCATAATGCCGGCGACCCACATGGAAGCGGCGTAGAGCACGATGCCGATAGTCGCGAGCCAGAAGTGCCAGTTGACCATGCGCAGCGAATAAAGCCGTGGCACACCCCAGAGACGCGGCACCAGATAGTAGATCGCGGCGAAGGTGATCATGCCGTTCCAGCCCAAAGCGCCGGAGTGCACGTGGCCGATGGTCCAGTCGGTATAGTGTGACAGCGAGTTCACCGCCTTGATTGACAGCATTGGCCCTTCAAAGGTGCTCATGCCGTAGAAAGCGAGCGCCAGCACCATCATGCGGATGATCGGATCGGTGCGGATCTTGTCCCATGCGCCGTTGAGCGTCATCAGGCCGTTGATCATCCCGCCCCAGCTGGGCATCCACAGCATGATCGAGAACACCATGCCCAGCGTCTGCGCCCAATCGGGCAGCGCGGTATAATGCAGGTGGTGTGGACCAGCCCATATATAGAGGAAGATCAGCGACCAGAAGTGAATGATCGACAGGCGATAGCTGTACACCGGTCGCTCGGCCTGTTTCGGCACGAAATAATACATCATCGCCAGGAAGCCGGCGGTGAGGAAGAAGCCGACCGCATTATGGCCATACCACCATTGGGTCAGCGCATCCTGCACCCCGGCAAAGGCGCTGTAGCTTTTGGAACCGAGCAGCGACACCGGAATGGTCAGTGCATTAACCACATGCAGCATGGCGACGGTCAGGATGAAGCTTAAGAAGAACCAGTTGGCGACATAGATATGCGGCTCGGAGCGCTTGGCGATGGTGCCGATAAATACAACGCCATAGCTGATCCAAACCACCGCCAGCCACAGGTCAACATACCATTCCGGCTCGGCATATTCTTTCGACTGGGTGATGCCGAGCAAATAGCCGGTCGCAGCCAGAACGATAAACAGCTGATAGCCCCAGAATACGAACTTCGCGAGGCCGGGGAAGGCAAGCCGCGCGCGGCAGGTGCGCTGGACAATATAGAAGCTGGTGGCAAGCAGGGCATTGCCGCCAAAGGCGAAGATAACCGCCGAGGTATGCAGCGGCCTTAGTCGCCCGAAAGTGGTATATTCGAGATTGAGATTGAGCACCGGAAAGGCGAGTTGCAATGCGATATAGAGGCCAACAATAAAGCCCGCCATGCCCCAGAATATGGTCGCGATAACGCCCCAGCGGATGACATCGTCATCATAGACGCCCTGATCCGCCGGCGCGCGCAATATGCCGCGCGATATCGCGGAATAATCGGCACCGCTCATGGTGAACCACAGCACCAGCAGACAGGCGATAGCCACGATCACCATATGCACCGCAAAACCGGTATCCACCGCAAATACCGCCGCCGCCAGAGCAAGCAGTGCCAGCAGGAACCAGCCGCCCGATTTCAATACCAGAGTTTCCATAATTGTCTTCCCGATTGGCCGGTAATGCGACCGCCCCTGTTTGCTTTTGCTGATTGCGGCGACAGAACTGCCGCCATCGCGCGCGTTGGTGCACCCAAAGCCTGTGCCGGTTCATTGATCTGGGTCAAAGTGGACGGCAAAAAGGCGAGAAAAATGCGGCATTTCAGGGTAGTCGCTATGGCGGTAGCGCGTGGCTATAGAACCCGGCTATTGCAGGTGCGAAGTGATGCGAATTATTGGATGGTGGGGTCGGGCGTATAAGGCCGTAGCTGCTGACGCCCAGGGCCATTAAGGGCCGTCTATTTCCGCCTGCTCGGCGAGCCGGTCACGATCAACGATCTGGATATGACGCCGGTCCGGCAGGGCAATAATGCCTTCTTTTTTCAATCGGCTGAGCTGGCGGCTGACGGTCTCGATAGTCATGCCGAGAATATCGGCGATCTGCTGCCGACCAAAAGGCAGCTCAAATAGTCCCGGCGTGGTTCCTGCGGCCGGAGTAGAAGCCGAGAGGCGATCCGCCATTTCCAACAGGAAGGTTGCGATCTTCTCCGGCGCTGTCTTGCGACCGAGCAGCAGCATCCAGTGCCGCGCCCGATCCAGTTCGGTCAGCGTGCGGTCGAGCAGTTTGTGTTCCAGATCGGGATGCTCGCGCGCAAAGCCATCAAAATCGCGACGCGAAAAGGCGCAGAGATGCGCATCGGTCAACGCGGTGACTGAATGCAGGCTGCGCCCGCCAAAAGGACGGCCGATAAAGTCGGAGGGATAGACGATACCGACAATCTGTTCGCGGCCATCGCCCATGGAAGTGGAGAGCTTCATCACGCCTTCGACGACATTGGCCACCAGAAGTGATTCATCGCCTTCCCACACCAAAGTCTGTCCGGCTGACAAACGATGCATACGCCCCTTGCTGTTGAGCACCGCCAGTTCATCGCTGGAGAGCGCGCTGCAAATCGCCGTGTTACGGACAACGCAATCGTCACAATTTGTGTGATGATAATTCATTTTACGGGTGTCACCAATTCCATGAACAGAAACAAGCCGGATTAGAACAATCTGTCAAGATAAATTGACATCGCACAAAGAAGCTACCGCAATTGCTTACTATTTTCTGACGGAGATCACGGTCATTGCGGTTTAACAGATCAGCAATAGCTCAGCAGAACAAATTGCAACGAGTCTATCGCGGCGGGAATTCGGCCAATATATCGCGCACGCCCTGCTGCACCGCCTGGGCATTGCCTTCGCTATCGCCGGTGGTAATGCGCTTGGTGCCAACGCCATGCCAGACAGGTGCGCGCCGACTTACATCAAAAATATCGATGGAAAGCGTACCTTCAGTATAGTTGTTGACCACGGTTTCGGTGGCCATGCTGGGATAATAGGCCGGGAAATAGCCACGGCCCCAGCGCCAGCTCGCCCGGGTGCCGTAATAGCGATAATAGGGATCGGCCACCGGCACTTCGCTCACCCGCGTCTTGTCGCGTGCGCCGACGGAATAGGATACGGCAAAGTCCGCCTTGGATGAGTCGGCGACAAAGCTATAGCCGCGCGCTTCCAATGTGCTTTTGATGCCATTGGCAATCTGCTGCTGCGCCAAGGGCGATACCGGATAATCACCCAGCGGCGAAAACGGGTTTTCCCCGGCCCAGCCAAAGGTGCGATAAGCGGAGAAATCCTGCGCCGGATCGCTGTCAGTGGTGATATTGGCGGTGGTGGCACAGCCTGAAAGGCTGAGAGATACGGCTGCAAATGCGGCGATCAGAGCGGGTTTCATTGTTGCATATCCTTCTTCGCGTGATCTGCGGAAACTATCGTATTTGGTTCGGCTGGTCGATAGAAATTGCTTCGCTTATGGCGCTTGTGTGGCTGGTTGCGGCTGACGCCAATCGCCGCCAAGTGCCAGGCTGATATCGAGATATTGGTTAAGCTGGGCGCGGCGGATGGAAATCAGGTTGCTCTGCGCAGCGAACACACGTTGTTGCACCGACAAGACGTCGATAAGATCAATCTCGCCTTCCTTGTAGCGCAGTACTGACAGGCGATAGGCATTGTCCGTTTCCTGATTGGCGCGTTCGAGCGCCGCGCGCTGTTTACGCAGCGCAACGCCGAGATCGAGCGCTTGCTCGACCTCGCTAAAGGCGTTGATCGCGGTATCGGCATAGAGCGCTACTGCGGCTTGCGTATCGGCATCAGCCAGATCGACAGCAGCGTCGCGCGCGCCGCCATCGAAAATCGGCGCCAGAATATTGCCCGCCAGCGTCCACAACATATTGGCCGGGTCGAGCACATCTTCGAGATCATTGGACGCACCATTAAGCGCCGTGGTCAGCGAGAAACGCGGCAGCTTGGCCGCCTGCGCCACCTTGCGGCTGTTGATCGCAGCGGCAATCTGGCGTTCGGCAGCGATAATATCGGGGCGACGTTCGAGAAGCTCGGACGGAACACCCGCGCCCGGAGGCGCTGGCAATGCCGGGAAACTACCCGAAGTCTGTATCGCTGCGGCAGGATAGCGCCCAAGCAGCGCCTCCAGCGAACGCACCGCGATCAACCGGCTGTTCTTCGCGCGCTCCAGCGACTCCTGCGCCGTCGCCAGATCGGATTCGGCCAGCGACACGTCAAAGGCCGAAGCCATGCCATAGCGATAGCGGGCATTCACCACCCGCGAAATCTCGGTCAGCGCATCGACAATGCCCTGCGCCACGACAATCTGCTGGTCGGCCTCCAGCGCCAGAAAATAGGCTTGGGCGACAGCCGAGGCGATGGAATATTGGGCAAAGACATAATCCGCCTCAACGCTGCGTGCGCTTTCGACGGCAGATTGCTGTCCGGCGCGGATACGGCCCCAGACATCGACTTCCCAACTGGCCTGCACCGCCACGTTATAGCGTTCAAATCCCGGGATACTGCCTATGTCGATAGGCAATCCGCCGAGGTTCTGACTTTCCAGCCGCTCGATATTTTGCACCGTGCCGCTGGCATCAACGCTAGGCAATAAAGGCGACCCTGCCTGCCGCGCCAAGGCCCAGCTGCGCTCGACATTGGCCGCGGCGGCGCGCAGATTGCGGTTATTTAGCTGCGCTTCTTCAACCAATTTGGTTAAAACAGGGTCATTATAGGCCTCGATCCAGCCAACTTTGACATCCCCCACACGCTCGCGCGCAGACGTCCATGCCTGTGGCAATTCAGGTAGGCTCGCCGCAGCTTTTTCCACGGTCTCGCGGTCGGTCGCCGGTTTGATGGTGGCACAGCCAGACAGCAGCAATGCCGTTGCCGCTATCGCTGCCAAGGAACCGAGCCGGATCATGCGGGGGCTCCTTTCTTGTCCGCCGTTTCATCCGGGCTGATGCCAAAGATCATGGCGTAGAAGATCGGAATCATCACCAGCGTCAGCAATGTGGCAAAGGTCAGGCCAAAGATCAGCACCACCGCCATGGATTTGAAAAACGCATCAAGCAGCAAGGGAATAACGCCGAGCACGGTGGTCATAGAGCCCATCATTACCGGGCGCACGCGGCTGGTGGCGGAATCGATCACCGCATCATAACGCGGTTTGCCCTCGCTAATCTCCAGGTCCATCTGGTCCACCAGAACAATCGCGTTCTTGATCAACAGGCCGGACAAGGACAACAGGCCCAATATCGCCATAAATTCAAAAGCGGTATTGGTGACCAACAGGCCCAGCACGACGCCTACCAGACAGAGCGGCACCACCAGCCAGATGACCAAAGGCTGGCGCAGCGCGTTGAACAGGAACACCACCACCAACACCATAGCGCTGAAGCCCAGCGGGAACGTTGTCGCAAGATTTTCATTGGCCTCGCTGCTGTCGCCATATTCGCCATTCCATTTGAAAGAATAGCCCTCAGGCAGATCAATAGCCTCAACCTCCGCCGCGATCCGCTCACGCAAAACCCCAGCCAGATCGCCTGGCGCCGGATCGCTCTGCGCATTGATCGCCCAGACACGATCAACCCGGCGCAGCTTGGCATTGTCGCGGATCGTCTCGAACCGATCGACCACCTCCAATATCGGCACCGAAGCACCGGTGACCGGGCTGACAATCTGGATACCGCGCAACGCCTCGGCATTGACCCGCTCACGTTCGGGCGCACGCGCGACAATCTGGATCAGCAAATCTTCCTCACGATAGACGCCGACAGCGCGGCCCGAAAAATTGGCGCGCAGTGCATCGGCCAAATCCTCACGCGATATGCCGAGGCGACGGCCATTATCCTCATTATAGACCGGGCGCACCACCGTGACCTGCTGGCTCCAGTCATCCTTGACCGAAACCGCGCCGCCATCGGCGACCATGATCGCCTTGGCCTTGTCCGCCAAGCCGCGCAGCACATCCGGATCGGGCCCGGAAAACTCCGCCTCAATCTTCGAGCCGCCACCCGGGCCTAGCTGGAACTGCCAGACCTTGGCCTGGGCATTGGGGTAGTTGGCGTCGATATGCTGTTGTATCTCGTTGAGCATATCGGGGATCAGGTCATACTCCTCCACCTTGATCAGAAACTGACCATAGGCGCTGTTCGGTGATTCCGGGCTATAGACCAACATGTACCGCAGCGTTCCCATGCCCACCAGCGTCTGCACCGTGTCGACGCCGTCGAGCTTTCTGAGATAGTTCTCCAGCTTGGTCATCTCGGCATTGGTGACGGCGATATCAGTGCCTTCGGGCAGGTTGAGATCAACCACCAGCTGCGGCGTTGTCGAGGGCGGGAAGAAGCCTGGCTTGATATAGTTGAAACCGAGAATGGCCGCGACAAACAGGCCCACCACGACAATGACGGTCAGCCGCGAGCGCGCCAGCATCGCCCGCAAAAACGCCTTATAGCGCGCAAAGAAAGGATGCTCGGGCTTTTCCTCTATCTCCCCTTCCTGCGGCTCAGGAAACAGCATATCTGCGAACAGTGGCACCGCGGTGATCGCAAACAGCCAGCTATAGAGCAGCGAGATCATCACCACCCAGAACAGATCGCCGGTATATTCCGCCGTCGAACCCGGCGCGAAACCCACCGGCGCAAAGGCGATGATGCCCACCAAGGTTCCGCCGAGCAGCGGCCATTTGGTTTTGCGGACAATCTCCTTGGCGATATCGAGCTTTTTCTGACCCTGTTGGGTGCCGACCAAAATCCCCTCGGTCACCACAATCGCATTGTCGACCAGCATCCCCAGCGCGATAATCAACGCGCCCAGCGATATGCGGTGCATCGGAATATTCATCACAAACATGGTGCCGAGGGTGGCGGCGATGGTGAGGATCAGCACCGCGCCGATAATCACCGCCGAGCGCAAGCCCATGAAGAAGAACAAGGTCACCAGCACGATAATCAGCGCGGCGATCACATTGACGACAAAGTCCGAGACCGCGACCTCGACAATTTTGCCCTGATGGTAAAACTCATGCACCTCTATGCCAATCGGACGCAGCGCCTTGGTCTCTTCCAGCTTGGCATCAATCGCATTGCCCATTTTGGCAACATTGGCACCGGAGATATTGGAG
The sequence above is drawn from the Parasphingorhabdus sp. SCSIO 66989 genome and encodes:
- a CDS encoding cbb3-type cytochrome c oxidase subunit 3, whose translation is MSYEALRQFADSWGLLFMTLLWIGFALWLFRPGGAQRSEEAANMIFAEEEPQNREKDNG
- the ccoO gene encoding cytochrome-c oxidase, cbb3-type subunit II, whose amino-acid sequence is MDALAKNHKKLERNVSLLAVFAFVAVIIGGIVEIAPLFWIDNTIEEVEGVRPYSPLELAGRNIYIREGCYTCHSQMVRPFRDEVERYGHYSLAAESMYDHPFQWGSKRTGPDLARVGNRYSDEWHRAHLINPRDVVPTSIMPPYAFLADRELKAGDMRGDLKALSLVGVPYDEAAIEAANDDLLAQADPNASTGDLLERYPKAQVRDFDGNPNKLTEMDALIAYLQMLGTLVDFDSAEALEEPR
- the ccoN gene encoding cytochrome-c oxidase, cbb3-type subunit I, producing the protein METLVLKSGGWFLLALLALAAAVFAVDTGFAVHMVIVAIACLLVLWFTMSGADYSAISRGILRAPADQGVYDDDVIRWGVIATIFWGMAGFIVGLYIALQLAFPVLNLNLEYTTFGRLRPLHTSAVIFAFGGNALLATSFYIVQRTCRARLAFPGLAKFVFWGYQLFIVLAATGYLLGITQSKEYAEPEWYVDLWLAVVWISYGVVFIGTIAKRSEPHIYVANWFFLSFILTVAMLHVVNALTIPVSLLGSKSYSAFAGVQDALTQWWYGHNAVGFFLTAGFLAMMYYFVPKQAERPVYSYRLSIIHFWSLIFLYIWAGPHHLHYTALPDWAQTLGMVFSIMLWMPSWGGMINGLMTLNGAWDKIRTDPIIRMMVLALAFYGMSTFEGPMLSIKAVNSLSHYTDWTIGHVHSGALGWNGMITFAAIYYLVPRLWGVPRLYSLRMVNWHFWLATIGIVLYAASMWVAGIMQGLLWREYGSDGYLVYSFSEVIDAMLPMYLIRAAGGLMYLAGAGVLVYNVWRTILGHQREEKSMTETPHDIEADRPVVPQAVPAE
- a CDS encoding Crp/Fnr family transcriptional regulator — its product is MNYHHTNCDDCVVRNTAICSALSSDELAVLNSKGRMHRLSAGQTLVWEGDESLLVANVVEGVMKLSTSMGDGREQIVGIVYPSDFIGRPFGGRSLHSVTALTDAHLCAFSRRDFDGFAREHPDLEHKLLDRTLTELDRARHWMLLLGRKTAPEKIATFLLEMADRLSASTPAAGTTPGLFELPFGRQQIADILGMTIETVSRQLSRLKKEGIIALPDRRHIQIVDRDRLAEQAEIDGP
- a CDS encoding DUF4136 domain-containing protein, which translates into the protein MKPALIAAFAAVSLSLSGCATTANITTDSDPAQDFSAYRTFGWAGENPFSPLGDYPVSPLAQQQIANGIKSTLEARGYSFVADSSKADFAVSYSVGARDKTRVSEVPVADPYYRYYGTRASWRWGRGYFPAYYPSMATETVVNNYTEGTLSIDIFDVSRRAPVWHGVGTKRITTGDSEGNAQAVQQGVRDILAEFPPR
- a CDS encoding TolC family protein, producing the protein MIRLGSLAAIAATALLLSGCATIKPATDRETVEKAAASLPELPQAWTSARERVGDVKVGWIEAYNDPVLTKLVEEAQLNNRNLRAAAANVERSWALARQAGSPLLPSVDASGTVQNIERLESQNLGGLPIDIGSIPGFERYNVAVQASWEVDVWGRIRAGQQSAVESARSVEADYVFAQYSIASAVAQAYFLALEADQQIVVAQGIVDALTEISRVVNARYRYGMASAFDVSLAESDLATAQESLERAKNSRLIAVRSLEALLGRYPAAAIQTSGSFPALPAPPGAGVPSELLERRPDIIAAERQIAAAINSRKVAQAAKLPRFSLTTALNGASNDLEDVLDPANMLWTLAGNILAPIFDGGARDAAVDLADADTQAAVALYADTAINAFSEVEQALDLGVALRKQRAALERANQETDNAYRLSVLRYKEGEIDLIDVLSVQQRVFAAQSNLISIRRAQLNQYLDISLALGGDWRQPQPATQAP
- a CDS encoding efflux RND transporter permease subunit; protein product: MDLAEFSIKNRLICFIVIAIAMLSGWYSYQNIARFEDPEFTIRTAQIITEYPGATPEEVANEVTEALESAVQQLQEVEEIRSISSAGRSEISVDILYRFSPEKDDLQLIWTKLRNKVADAQSRLPPGVKTSQVNDDFGDVYGLYYLVTGDGFSYAELYDYVRDLRTDLLSVDDVAKVQPIGAQQEVIYVEISRERANALGLSVQQIYADLAEQNSVVSAGDIRLGDFRLEIQPTGNINSVEAISNLVVSTAATGRIVTLRDVATVTRDYVDPPSLIIRHNGKPAIGIGVSNISGANVAKMGNAIDAKLEETKALRPIGIEVHEFYHQGKIVEVAVSDFVVNVIAALIIVLVTLFFFMGLRSAVIIGAVLILTIAATLGTMFVMNIPMHRISLGALIIALGMLVDNAIVVTEGILVGTQQGQKKLDIAKEIVRKTKWPLLGGTLVGIIAFAPVGFAPGSTAEYTGDLFWVVMISLLYSWLFAITAVPLFADMLFPEPQEGEIEEKPEHPFFARYKAFLRAMLARSRLTVIVVVGLFVAAILGFNYIKPGFFPPSTTPQLVVDLNLPEGTDIAVTNAEMTKLENYLRKLDGVDTVQTLVGMGTLRYMLVYSPESPNSAYGQFLIKVEEYDLIPDMLNEIQQHIDANYPNAQAKVWQFQLGPGGGSKIEAEFSGPDPDVLRGLADKAKAIMVADGGAVSVKDDWSQQVTVVRPVYNEDNGRRLGISREDLADALRANFSGRAVGVYREEDLLIQIVARAPERERVNAEALRGIQIVSPVTGASVPILEVVDRFETIRDNAKLRRVDRVWAINAQSDPAPGDLAGVLRERIAAEVEAIDLPEGYSFKWNGEYGDSSEANENLATTFPLGFSAMVLVVVFLFNALRQPLVIWLVVPLCLVGVVLGLLVTNTAFEFMAILGLLSLSGLLIKNAIVLVDQMDLEISEGKPRYDAVIDSATSRVRPVMMGSMTTVLGVIPLLLDAFFKSMAVVLIFGLTFATLLTLVMIPIFYAMIFGISPDETADKKGAPA